The following coding sequences are from one Microbacterium wangchenii window:
- a CDS encoding mannitol dehydrogenase family protein, which translates to MTDLNSSTLSNANDNVVIPPYDRDETLSGVVHFGLGGFSRAHLAMYLDRALSAGGERGWGVCGVGLMPGDARMRDVLAAQDRLYTLVTRSPDGATDARVIGSVAEYLYAPDSPEAVIEKLASPEVRIVSLTVTEAGYGVDDVTGRFDLDRAGARSDAVAGAVPTTVWGFLVAGLARRRERGIPPFTVLSCDNIQGNGAVAREALVGFARVAAPGLADWIATEVAFPNSMVDRITPATTSADIDAVEEITGLRDAWPVCAEEFAQWVIEDRFPAGRPALETVGAQFVADVAPYEKMKLRLLNASHQAMSYLGLLAGFTYVHDVVDDPDFAAFLGAYMREEAEPTLDPVPGIDLAAYRAQLLARFSNRAIQDTLARQVVDGSDRIPKFLVPVIEDRLATGGSLARCALVLAAWQACLARGAEDERQRLITHDIRLPLLEAAAVADEADPGAFLTHVPTLGVDDPRLREAYLAARALLSERGPRGAAIALT; encoded by the coding sequence GTGACCGACCTGAACAGCTCGACGTTGAGCAACGCAAACGACAACGTTGTCATCCCACCGTACGATCGGGACGAGACTCTATCCGGAGTCGTGCACTTCGGTCTAGGCGGCTTCAGCCGCGCACACCTCGCGATGTACCTCGATCGTGCCCTCAGCGCCGGCGGCGAGCGCGGATGGGGCGTGTGCGGTGTGGGGCTGATGCCCGGCGACGCCCGCATGCGCGACGTGCTCGCGGCGCAGGATCGCCTGTACACCCTCGTCACCCGCAGCCCCGACGGTGCGACCGACGCGCGCGTGATCGGCTCGGTCGCCGAGTACCTCTACGCCCCGGACAGTCCCGAAGCCGTCATCGAGAAGCTGGCTTCGCCGGAGGTGCGGATCGTGTCGCTGACGGTCACCGAGGCCGGCTACGGCGTGGACGACGTCACCGGCAGATTCGACCTCGACCGCGCCGGCGCGCGATCCGACGCGGTCGCCGGCGCCGTCCCGACCACCGTGTGGGGGTTCCTCGTCGCCGGTCTCGCGCGGCGGCGGGAACGCGGCATCCCGCCGTTCACCGTGCTCTCCTGCGACAACATCCAGGGCAACGGCGCGGTCGCGCGGGAGGCCCTCGTCGGGTTCGCCCGCGTGGCCGCCCCCGGCCTGGCCGACTGGATCGCGACCGAGGTGGCGTTCCCCAACTCGATGGTCGACCGCATCACACCGGCCACCACGTCTGCAGACATCGACGCCGTCGAGGAGATCACGGGGCTGCGCGATGCGTGGCCGGTGTGCGCCGAGGAGTTCGCGCAGTGGGTGATCGAAGACCGCTTCCCGGCCGGGCGCCCCGCGCTCGAGACGGTCGGCGCGCAGTTCGTCGCCGACGTCGCCCCATACGAGAAGATGAAGCTGCGCCTGCTGAACGCCTCCCATCAGGCGATGTCGTACCTGGGACTGCTCGCCGGCTTCACGTACGTCCACGACGTCGTGGACGACCCCGACTTCGCCGCCTTCCTCGGCGCGTACATGCGGGAGGAGGCCGAGCCCACCCTCGATCCCGTGCCCGGCATCGACCTGGCCGCCTACCGTGCCCAGCTGCTCGCGCGGTTCTCCAACCGCGCCATCCAGGACACCCTCGCCCGCCAGGTCGTGGACGGATCCGACCGGATCCCGAAGTTCCTCGTGCCCGTGATCGAAGACCGGCTCGCCACCGGCGGCTCCCTCGCACGATGCGCCCTCGTCCTGGCCGCGTGGCAGGCGTGCCTCGCCCGTGGCGCCGAGGATGAGCGGCAGCGGCTCATCACGCACGACATCCGGTTGCCCCTGCTCGAGGCGGCCGCGGTGGCGGATGAGGCCGACCCGGGCGCGTTCCTCACGCACGTGCCGACCCTCGGCGTGGATGATCCGCGGCTGCGCGAGGCCTACCTCGCCGCGCGCGCTCTGCTCTCCGAGCGCGGGCCGCGGGGGGCGGCGATCGCGCTCACGTGA
- a CDS encoding aldose 1-epimerase family protein: MATELFGRPIEHARERRGSLAQTAAVESSIMTDGPSAGMRRIRMTAGDVDLELLPDRGLDLGQVRVGGVPLAWLSPTGFPRAGVHDADGSGFTRAFGGGLLTTCGLQNVGPAAEDGGEQHPMHGRYTSLPATVVRAEATDDQVVVEAVVRESAVFGVHLELRRRVTLVPGERIIRVEDVLTNRGADAVEPMVLYHLNFGWPLVDEGTRLRTPATAVRPRDEQAAVGADTWDTFPAPSHPYPEQVFAHELPADERVAVEVVNPRGLSVAVRFDTAQLPGLFQWRVAQQGLFVLGVEPALVPTILGRAAAREQGLLRPLAPGAALTLGVEIEASGSLS, from the coding sequence ATGGCGACGGAGCTGTTCGGGAGGCCCATCGAGCACGCGCGCGAACGCCGCGGCTCGCTCGCGCAGACGGCGGCGGTCGAGTCCTCGATCATGACGGACGGCCCGTCGGCGGGGATGCGGCGCATCCGGATGACCGCGGGCGACGTCGACCTGGAGCTCCTGCCCGACCGCGGCCTCGACCTCGGCCAGGTGCGCGTGGGCGGGGTGCCGCTGGCGTGGCTCTCGCCGACCGGATTCCCCCGCGCCGGCGTCCACGACGCCGACGGAAGCGGGTTCACGCGCGCGTTCGGCGGTGGGCTCCTCACCACATGCGGCCTGCAGAACGTGGGCCCCGCCGCCGAAGACGGCGGGGAGCAGCATCCCATGCACGGCCGGTACACGTCGCTGCCGGCGACGGTCGTGCGCGCCGAGGCCACCGACGACCAGGTCGTGGTCGAGGCCGTGGTGCGCGAGTCGGCCGTCTTCGGTGTCCACCTCGAGCTGCGCCGGCGCGTGACGCTCGTCCCGGGGGAGCGCATCATCCGGGTGGAGGACGTCCTGACCAACCGGGGCGCGGATGCTGTCGAGCCCATGGTCCTCTACCACCTCAACTTCGGCTGGCCGCTCGTGGACGAGGGCACGCGGCTGCGCACTCCGGCCACGGCGGTGCGCCCCCGGGATGAGCAGGCCGCCGTCGGCGCCGACACGTGGGACACCTTCCCCGCCCCGTCCCACCCCTATCCCGAGCAGGTGTTCGCGCACGAACTGCCGGCGGACGAACGGGTTGCCGTCGAGGTGGTGAACCCGCGGGGGCTCAGCGTCGCGGTGCGCTTCGACACGGCGCAGCTCCCCGGACTGTTCCAGTGGCGCGTGGCGCAGCAGGGGCTGTTCGTGCTCGGGGTGGAGCCGGCTCTCGTGCCGACGATCCTCGGGCGCGCCGCGGCCCGGGAGCAGGGCCTCCTGCGGCCACTCGCGCCCGGCGCCGCCCTGACGCTCGGTGTGGAGATCGAAGCGAGCGGTTCGCTGTCCTAG